The following coding sequences are from one Atribacteraceae bacterium window:
- a CDS encoding GNAT family N-acetyltransferase, translating to MEIRIAQPHESADFARLVLFSGPRLLPALFGPRVEDLLRFLFTRPNNLFSFEHVRFALANERIIGVALAMDAHTYNREGPGTAAGMLRFLKGGFLPLFFRLLRIYRMSHTITTGQYYLSCLAVAPEFRGKGIGKNLLDVFEHEGRALGMGETALDVEVDNRNARRFYLREGYEFRKEGPSVLLGGQRFQFIRMVKKVHGLSRS from the coding sequence ATGGAAATTAGAATAGCCCAGCCTCACGAGAGCGCGGATTTTGCCCGCTTGGTGCTTTTCTCCGGACCCCGGCTGCTGCCGGCCTTGTTTGGCCCCCGGGTCGAGGACCTGCTACGCTTTCTTTTCACCCGCCCAAATAACCTGTTCAGTTTCGAACATGTCCGGTTCGCTCTGGCCAATGAACGAATCATCGGAGTTGCTTTGGCCATGGATGCTCATACCTATAACCGGGAAGGACCGGGTACCGCTGCGGGGATGCTCCGCTTCCTGAAAGGCGGGTTCTTGCCCCTTTTTTTTCGTCTCCTGAGAATATACCGCATGAGTCATACCATTACGACCGGTCAATACTATTTAAGTTGTCTCGCAGTCGCCCCGGAATTCCGGGGAAAAGGAATTGGTAAAAACCTGTTAGACGTTTTTGAGCACGAAGGCCGCGCCCTGGGAATGGGTGAGACAGCCTTAGATGTCGAAGTCGATAACCGGAATGCCCGGCGGTTTTACCTCCGGGAAGGCTATGAATTCCGGAAGGAAGGTCCGTCGGTTCTGCTCGGCGGACAACGTTTCCAGTTCATTCGCATGGTAAAAAAGGTTCATGGATTGTCCAGGTCTTGA
- a CDS encoding SAM-dependent methyltransferase, with protein sequence MSRIPGFRKIRSIAENTLWLIFWPLIPCLFGEKRFEKLYRFRPDPWNYRGSEFEQEKYRRILDAIPEGIHSVIEIGCSEGVFTEMLLEKGYTVIGVDISAIAIERAGKHLERFGERVRLWKRDVTREAIEGRYDLLIIAEMLYYLGGPGHLRRLRAIFLSLVRGGGYLLLEHFHPSGKLIHNVFLESGVMRLLDETVYPHPDRDYLITLLQKRPDSRENDRP encoded by the coding sequence ATGTCAAGAATACCAGGTTTCCGGAAAATCAGGTCGATTGCGGAGAACACCTTATGGCTGATTTTCTGGCCGCTCATTCCCTGCCTTTTCGGAGAAAAGCGCTTCGAAAAACTCTACCGCTTCCGACCGGATCCCTGGAACTACCGGGGAAGTGAATTTGAGCAGGAAAAGTACCGGCGGATCCTCGATGCCATCCCGGAGGGTATTCATTCCGTTATCGAAATAGGATGCAGCGAAGGGGTTTTCACCGAAATGCTTCTGGAAAAAGGTTATACGGTGATCGGCGTGGACATTTCAGCCATAGCGATTGAACGCGCCGGGAAGCACCTGGAACGCTTTGGAGAACGGGTGAGGCTATGGAAACGGGACGTGACTCGCGAAGCGATCGAGGGAAGATATGACTTACTGATCATTGCCGAGATGCTCTATTACTTGGGTGGCCCCGGTCATCTTCGCCGGTTGCGGGCGATATTTCTGTCCTTGGTCCGGGGAGGTGGATATTTACTTCTCGAACACTTCCATCCTTCCGGAAAATTAATCCACAATGTATTCCTGGAAAGCGGCGTTATGCGTCTTCTCGACGAAACAGTCTATCCCCATCCCGATCGGGATTACTTGATAACTCTTCTTCAAAAACGACCAGACTCCAGGGAAAACGATCGACCATAA
- a CDS encoding MFS transporter produces the protein MLFLSRVSRMLTVPLKKASGVISRRGLERARSLSMNRFWNRLREQLAPHESMSAADTYRGLSYILKDGLVSQVMVALTGGVILVDFAVRLGASNLIIGILAAIPSLAHLMQVPTVYLIERYRNRHMIVFISSLGSRLFLLFLVAIPFLSSADLRLLFLSGGLLLHALANSVTSCSWHSWMHDFIPHNKLGSFFSGRMSMSQGLGMVVSLTSGYFLDYWRRAFPAVELYGYALLFSLGIIAGLMSVYYLVMTPEPRMKPPEKQKSFLSLLSLPFQTPNFRNLIIFLTSWNFAVNLAAPFFTVYMLRGIGLSLSYIILLSVLSQFMNIMFLGIWGKFSDRFSNKAVLRVSGPLFIVCILAWTFTMLPDVYILTVPLLILIHIFSGISTAGVTLSSLNIGLKLAPRGQGTVYLATNSLCSAIVAGIAPIIGGQFVDYFRYRQLSWTIKWSGPEGDLAFRALDFHHWDFFFFIAFLIGLYSLHRLTLVKEEGEIKEKIVLKEFLSEVKHGMWNLSTAGGLRSLVEGVYPLFRNSPRKKVPDKTA, from the coding sequence ATGCTTTTTTTGTCCAGGGTTTCCCGCATGCTTACCGTTCCCCTCAAGAAAGCCTCCGGAGTTATTTCCCGAAGGGGACTGGAGAGGGCACGGTCCTTGTCTATGAACCGTTTTTGGAACAGGCTACGTGAACAACTGGCCCCCCATGAATCGATGTCCGCCGCGGACACCTATCGAGGACTTTCTTACATCCTAAAAGACGGACTGGTCAGCCAGGTAATGGTGGCCTTGACCGGAGGCGTGATCCTGGTCGATTTCGCCGTGCGTCTCGGGGCCTCCAACCTGATCATCGGAATCCTGGCCGCCATCCCCTCACTGGCGCATTTGATGCAGGTTCCCACCGTGTACCTGATTGAACGATACCGGAACCGCCATATGATCGTCTTTATTTCCTCGCTGGGCAGCCGGCTTTTCCTGTTGTTCCTGGTGGCGATACCCTTTCTTTCCTCGGCGGACCTGCGGCTCCTGTTTTTGAGCGGAGGCCTACTCCTACATGCTCTGGCCAATTCGGTCACTTCGTGCAGCTGGCATTCCTGGATGCATGATTTTATCCCCCACAACAAACTGGGTTCCTTTTTCTCCGGGAGAATGAGTATGTCCCAGGGGTTGGGAATGGTGGTCAGCCTGACATCGGGTTATTTCCTTGATTACTGGCGCCGGGCTTTTCCGGCGGTGGAACTCTACGGCTATGCTCTCCTCTTCAGCTTGGGCATTATAGCCGGACTGATGAGTGTTTATTATCTTGTGATGACCCCCGAACCGCGCATGAAGCCCCCGGAGAAACAGAAATCCTTTCTTTCCCTGCTTTCTTTGCCTTTCCAGACTCCGAATTTCCGTAATTTAATCATTTTCCTGACTTCCTGGAATTTCGCGGTCAACCTGGCTGCCCCGTTTTTCACCGTCTATATGCTAAGAGGGATCGGATTGAGTCTGTCCTATATTATTCTCCTCTCGGTGTTGAGCCAGTTTATGAATATCATGTTTCTTGGGATCTGGGGAAAATTTTCCGATCGGTTCAGCAACAAAGCTGTCCTCAGGGTGAGCGGTCCACTTTTTATTGTATGCATCTTGGCCTGGACCTTCACGATGTTGCCGGATGTCTATATCCTGACGGTTCCCCTCCTAATTCTGATTCATATATTTTCCGGCATTTCCACAGCCGGGGTTACCCTCTCTTCTCTGAACATCGGTTTGAAATTGGCTCCTCGTGGGCAAGGAACGGTCTATCTGGCAACCAACAGCCTTTGTAGCGCCATCGTCGCCGGAATCGCCCCGATTATTGGAGGACAATTCGTCGATTACTTCCGCTATAGACAATTGTCGTGGACGATCAAGTGGTCCGGCCCGGAGGGTGACCTTGCTTTCCGAGCACTGGATTTTCATCACTGGGATTTCTTTTTCTTCATAGCGTTTCTAATCGGCCTCTATTCCCTGCACCGGCTTACCCTGGTCAAGGAGGAAGGAGAAATTAAGGAAAAGATCGTGTTGAAGGAATTTCTCTCCGAGGTGAAACACGGGATGTGGAATCTGTCGACTGCCGGCGGCCTGCGTTCGTTAGTGGAGGGAGTCTATCCCCTCTTTCGCAACTCTCCCCGGAAGAAGGTTCCGGATAAGACGGCGTAG
- a CDS encoding cation diffusion facilitator family transporter → MSKPADREHPYGHRKYETFTSLTIAIMLFLVSGNLLRDGLSRLSNPTVPEVTAIGFLVLLLTVTVNLFVYFWENRAGHRLKSEILINDSLHTRSDILVSLSVIGTLIGIRMGIHWLDVATAVVIAGLILKTAVTILVRSSGILCDRITLDPRLIEQTVMDIPRIRECHKVRTRGKEDDIHIDLHVLVDEAMSVSEAHSLACQVEGKLKKVFPGLSDVLVHIEPGLTVPDRTLKAKG, encoded by the coding sequence ATAAGCAAGCCGGCAGACCGCGAACATCCCTATGGACATAGAAAATACGAAACATTCACCTCCCTGACCATCGCCATCATGCTCTTCCTGGTAAGCGGCAATCTACTGCGGGACGGGTTATCCCGTCTGTCAAATCCGACAGTTCCTGAAGTTACGGCAATCGGGTTTCTCGTCCTACTTCTGACCGTCACGGTTAATCTCTTCGTCTATTTCTGGGAGAACCGAGCCGGACATCGCTTGAAAAGTGAAATACTGATTAACGATTCACTGCATACCCGCAGTGATATCCTGGTTTCTCTCTCCGTCATCGGGACGTTGATCGGGATCAGAATGGGTATTCACTGGCTCGACGTGGCTACAGCGGTGGTGATCGCCGGATTGATCCTGAAAACTGCGGTTACCATACTCGTTCGAAGTTCCGGCATTCTCTGCGATCGAATTACCCTGGATCCCCGCCTCATCGAGCAAACAGTCATGGATATCCCCCGGATCCGCGAATGTCACAAGGTGAGAACCCGGGGGAAAGAAGACGACATTCACATCGACCTTCATGTGCTGGTCGATGAGGCTATGTCGGTATCCGAAGCGCACAGCCTGGCCTGTCAGGTGGAAGGAAAGTTAAAGAAGGTTTTCCCGGGATTATCCGACGTCCTTGTACATATCGAACCCGGTTTGACTGTTCCGGATCGGACCTTGAAAGCTAAAGGGTAG
- a CDS encoding PIG-L family deacetylase: protein MAVKREQIRKTLRLFVPTWGKLVGILFVLKTLPFGVLYNPFIRFYTRIYIEYIEPFIESSDRIMIIAPHCDDEILAAGGIIQRSAAAGQTVKVVFVTSGDGFGLEYEGLSETNRLPRGVNLGYLRQREAIKALEILGLAKENIIFLGYPDKGLEKMWWLFHSHDQPYYSRNIKGYRSPYFTSYTPGAVFCGNKLLDDIMRLFTSFQPNTLYLPDSYDLHPDHRATYCFVREALETLRGRGVKWVENLQVLLYLVHYGRFRWPPQWGYDPRSRLYPPRKLLGVRRWTNIELTPEETVLKKKALESYRSQKVLREFLLSFAKRTEIFAHDTTYRLPWNDSLTIFGSRRDFKLPMLVGGGDIQKVKLEQREDRFSVALFVDSGIPLRVRYRILLVGYREGEIVFRESYVIFNRRRAVKTMGDKHAAPPQVNSGPGYIRLDFQLNQHRAPKTVFFSAESFLRKNFMVDRFPWSLVVFEEELSSNPDRDGDRLFRREDA from the coding sequence ATGGCCGTTAAGCGGGAACAAATACGAAAAACCCTGCGTTTATTCGTTCCGACCTGGGGTAAACTGGTCGGGATTCTCTTCGTCTTGAAAACTCTCCCCTTCGGCGTACTCTATAACCCTTTTATTAGATTCTATACCCGAATCTATATCGAATATATCGAGCCGTTCATCGAATCTTCTGACCGGATCATGATCATCGCCCCGCACTGTGACGACGAAATCCTGGCTGCAGGCGGAATCATTCAACGGTCGGCTGCAGCGGGACAGACGGTGAAAGTTGTTTTTGTAACCTCCGGTGATGGTTTCGGGTTAGAATACGAAGGTCTGAGCGAAACCAATCGACTACCCCGCGGAGTGAACCTGGGCTATTTAAGGCAACGAGAGGCTATCAAAGCCCTGGAAATCCTTGGCTTAGCCAAGGAAAATATCATCTTCCTGGGCTACCCGGACAAGGGGCTGGAAAAAATGTGGTGGCTCTTTCATTCCCACGATCAACCTTACTATTCAAGGAACATTAAAGGTTATCGGAGCCCGTACTTTACCAGTTACACTCCCGGAGCCGTCTTCTGTGGGAACAAACTCCTCGATGATATCATGCGCTTGTTCACATCGTTTCAACCCAATACCCTCTATCTGCCTGACTCGTACGACCTTCATCCCGACCACCGGGCAACTTACTGTTTCGTCCGGGAAGCCCTGGAAACACTGCGGGGCCGGGGCGTCAAATGGGTCGAAAACCTGCAAGTCCTCCTTTACCTGGTTCATTACGGCCGCTTCAGATGGCCTCCCCAATGGGGGTATGATCCCCGGTCCCGGCTCTACCCACCACGCAAGCTACTCGGGGTACGCCGCTGGACCAATATCGAATTGACCCCGGAAGAAACCGTCCTGAAAAAAAAGGCACTAGAGAGCTACCGGAGTCAGAAGGTACTGCGGGAATTTCTCTTGTCCTTTGCCAAGCGGACCGAGATTTTCGCACACGACACTACATATCGCCTTCCCTGGAACGACTCACTGACCATTTTTGGCTCTCGTAGAGACTTCAAACTACCGATGTTGGTGGGGGGTGGGGATATCCAGAAAGTGAAACTGGAACAGAGAGAAGACCGCTTTTCCGTTGCCCTGTTTGTCGATTCCGGGATTCCCTTGCGGGTTCGTTACCGGATCTTGCTGGTTGGCTATCGAGAGGGGGAAATTGTCTTTCGGGAAAGCTATGTCATCTTTAACCGGAGGCGAGCAGTTAAAACCATGGGGGATAAGCACGCCGCTCCTCCTCAGGTGAATTCCGGACCAGGGTATATCCGGCTTGACTTTCAGCTGAATCAACACAGGGCGCCAAAAACGGTCTTTTTCTCAGCCGAGTCGTTTTTGCGAAAGAATTTTATGGTCGATCGTTTTCCCTGGAGTCTGGTCGTTTTTGAAGAAGAGTTATCAAGTAATCCCGATCGGGATGGGGATAGACTGTTTCGTCGAGAAGACGCATAA
- a CDS encoding cation transporter: protein MDLSGTYFVSQRILLYIFFLNIAVALIKITYGFLIGSASITADGFHSLTDGAANVLALVGLSVAHKQAGRPRTSLWT, encoded by the coding sequence TTGGACTTATCCGGAACGTATTTTGTCAGTCAGCGAATTCTCCTGTATATTTTTTTCCTGAACATTGCGGTCGCGCTGATCAAAATCACCTATGGTTTTCTGATCGGTTCTGCCAGTATCACCGCAGATGGATTCCATTCTCTGACCGACGGAGCGGCAAACGTTCTTGCCTTAGTCGGACTTTCCGTGGCTCATAAGCAAGCCGGCAGACCGCGAACATCCCTATGGACATAG